The Clostridioides sp. ES-S-0010-02 genome window below encodes:
- a CDS encoding HAMP domain-containing protein produces the protein MKREVKLSKLAIVLLIIIVLAVMAGIFSSISSYKAFEKVEKSINDMNNLRNESQYIKDTTREVCDMLRRYVFTGEKKDKDVYEKELYGKTRESALNKLEKIGLTKTESNKILEAKEISDSLVPKEQSAINAVESNDKSLAQSIIFSSEYVESQEKMDSLIDEFQEDVVTRSNSEIVEVKKELQSLILRTIFILSLLIILTIIEYAVIKLKIVIPINKVEKHFSRIASGDLRTSIDVEESKSEIGMLVSSVKKMQDMLLNYIDLIDSTLTSIAKGDLRIDIEQEFIGDFKSIKTSLESIINSFNDDFYEINLSAEQVASASEQVAAGAQALSQGATEQASSVEELASTINEISDGIKQCADSASLACEVSDQSALQVGFGSRCMDDMMTSMEAISEKSNEISKIIKTIDEIAFQTNILALNAAVEAARAGQYGRGFAVVADEVRSLAGKSAKAAQNTAILIEEAIKTVENGVKIAKETAKALDLVVNGVEKTTDYINGISSSVHSQEIAITQILSGIEQISIVVQMNSATAEESAAASEEMSAQAQILKELVEKFHLKESEIRKSSWI, from the coding sequence ATGAAAAGAGAAGTAAAGCTTTCCAAATTGGCAATAGTATTGCTAATTATTATAGTACTAGCTGTTATGGCAGGCATTTTTTCTTCAATTTCATCTTATAAAGCATTTGAAAAAGTGGAAAAAAGTATCAATGACATGAACAATTTGAGAAATGAAAGTCAGTATATAAAAGACACAACAAGAGAAGTTTGTGACATGTTAAGAAGGTACGTTTTTACAGGTGAAAAAAAGGATAAAGATGTCTATGAAAAAGAGCTATATGGAAAAACAAGAGAATCTGCTTTAAATAAACTTGAAAAAATTGGTCTTACAAAGACTGAGTCAAATAAAATTTTGGAAGCTAAGGAGATATCTGATTCTTTGGTACCAAAAGAACAAAGTGCTATAAATGCAGTTGAAAGTAATGACAAGAGCTTAGCTCAAAGTATAATTTTTAGTAGCGAATATGTAGAATCTCAGGAAAAAATGGATTCTTTAATAGATGAATTTCAAGAGGATGTAGTTACTCGTTCAAATTCTGAAATTGTAGAAGTTAAAAAAGAATTACAAAGTTTGATACTAAGAACGATATTTATACTCTCACTATTAATCATATTAACAATAATAGAATATGCAGTAATAAAACTAAAGATAGTAATTCCTATTAATAAAGTAGAAAAACATTTTTCAAGAATTGCATCGGGTGATTTAAGAACAAGTATAGATGTTGAAGAAAGTAAATCTGAAATAGGAATGTTAGTAAGTTCTGTCAAAAAGATGCAAGATATGTTATTAAATTATATAGACCTTATAGACAGTACATTAACTAGCATTGCAAAAGGGGATTTAAGAATAGACATAGAACAAGAATTTATAGGAGATTTTAAATCAATCAAAACATCATTAGAAAGTATAATAAATTCTTTTAATGATGATTTCTATGAAATAAATCTGTCAGCTGAGCAAGTTGCAAGTGCATCAGAACAAGTAGCAGCAGGAGCACAAGCTCTTTCGCAGGGTGCTACTGAACAAGCTAGTTCAGTAGAAGAATTAGCCTCTACAATTAATGAAATATCTGATGGAATTAAGCAATGTGCAGATAGTGCTAGTCTTGCATGTGAAGTATCTGACCAATCAGCATTACAAGTTGGTTTTGGAAGTAGATGTATGGATGATATGATGACATCAATGGAGGCAATAAGTGAAAAATCAAATGAAATATCAAAGATAATCAAAACCATAGATGAGATAGCTTTTCAAACTAATATTCTTGCATTAAACGCAGCCGTTGAAGCAGCAAGAGCAGGCCAATATGGTAGAGGATTTGCAGTTGTTGCAGATGAAGTTAGGTCTTTGGCTGGAAAAAGTGCTAAAGCAGCTCAAAACACAGCAATTCTTATAGAAGAAGCTATTAAAACAGTGGAAAATGGTGTCAAAATTGCAAAAGAAACTGCAAAAGCATTAGACTTAGTTGTAAATGGTGTAGAAAAAACTACTGATTATATTAATGGAATTTCTTCATCTGTGCATAGTCAAGAGATAGCAATTACACAGATTTTATCTGGAATAGAGCAAATTTCAATAGTAGTTCAAATGAACTCTGCAACAGCAGAGGAAAGTGCTGCAGCTTCAGAAGAAATGTCTGCTCAAGCACAAATTTTAAAAGAATTAGTAGAAAAATTTCATCTAAAAGAAAGTGAGATAAGAAAATCATCGTGGATTTAG
- a CDS encoding response regulator, protein MENKILIVDDAIFMRMMIKEALSKSGYENLVEASDGEEAYNMFKDEMPDLTLLDITMPKKDGLEVLKEIKMLDSNAKVVMCSAIGQENMIVEAIKLGALDFIVKPFKTETLVKVVNNALK, encoded by the coding sequence ATGGAAAATAAAATTTTAATAGTAGATGATGCTATTTTTATGAGAATGATGATTAAAGAAGCTCTGAGTAAAAGTGGCTACGAGAATTTAGTAGAAGCAAGTGATGGAGAAGAAGCTTATAATATGTTTAAAGATGAAATGCCTGATTTGACATTACTTGATATTACAATGCCTAAAAAAGATGGTCTAGAGGTATTAAAGGAAATAAAAATGTTGGATTCAAATGCTAAAGTGGTGATGTGTTCTGCAATAGGGCAAGAAAATATGATTGTGGAAGCTATAAAGCTTGGAGCACTAGATTTTATAGTAAAACCATTTAAAACAGAAACATTGGTTAAAGTTGTAAATAATGCCTTAAAATAA
- a CDS encoding purine-binding chemotaxis protein CheW, with protein sequence MRFPDDPYLGYELVDEGIKYLKFKMDEQNFGIELEKVIEIVGNQEIIFIPELPTYSKGIINLRGKIIPIIDMHLRLRKNNLNTTDYVYIVIAGLENLVVGFMVDKVEEIIDLEENQISPPPRVTLEYSDYFVSGIGEIDNQIITLLDLKKLLTDGEELLIDELLFKYN encoded by the coding sequence ATGAGATTTCCAGATGACCCATATTTAGGTTATGAGTTAGTAGATGAGGGGATTAAGTACCTAAAATTTAAAATGGACGAACAGAACTTTGGTATTGAACTTGAAAAAGTCATAGAAATTGTTGGGAATCAGGAAATCATATTTATTCCAGAACTTCCAACCTATTCAAAAGGAATAATAAATTTGAGGGGAAAAATTATCCCGATAATAGATATGCATTTGAGACTGAGGAAAAATAATTTAAATACTACTGATTATGTATATATAGTAATAGCCGGATTGGAAAATTTAGTAGTGGGATTTATGGTTGATAAAGTTGAGGAGATAATAGATTTAGAAGAAAATCAGATATCACCTCCACCAAGGGTTACTCTTGAATATTCAGATTATTTTGTAAGTGGTATTGGAGAGATAGACAATCAAATAATTACCTTGTTAGATTTGAAGAAGCTTTTGACTGATGGAGAAGAACTTTTGATAGATGAATTGCTTTTTAAATACAATTAA
- a CDS encoding YafY family transcriptional regulator gives MKINRLTEIIVILLNKKLVTAKALAERFEVSTRTIYRDIETLSMSGVPVYMTKGKGGGISLIEEYSIDKTILSKEDKESLIIALQTLQATKYPEINSVVDKIGSIFGESNFANWIEIDFTEWGSNFNEDDKFTKIKNAILRRNTINFDYVNSFSSQTNRTVEPMKLMYKSKTWYLYGFCKLKDDFRIFRISRMKNLVVKEDIFSRKIIEEAYLDDSKIIKEDTVTLRLRFKEKILYRVFDDFNNDLITKNEDNTYDVIAEFPIGEWIYGYILSFGDSVEVLEPKFIRDNVINRLKEMLKMYSL, from the coding sequence ATGAAAATAAATAGATTAACAGAAATAATAGTAATACTATTAAATAAAAAATTAGTTACTGCTAAAGCATTGGCTGAGAGGTTTGAAGTTTCTACAAGAACTATATATAGAGATATAGAAACTCTGTCTATGTCAGGAGTACCAGTATATATGACTAAAGGCAAAGGAGGAGGAATATCTTTAATAGAAGAATATTCTATAGACAAAACTATATTGTCAAAGGAAGATAAGGAGAGTTTAATAATAGCACTTCAAACATTACAAGCAACAAAGTATCCAGAAATAAATTCAGTAGTAGATAAAATTGGCTCAATATTTGGAGAAAGTAATTTTGCAAACTGGATTGAAATAGATTTTACTGAATGGGGAAGTAATTTTAATGAGGATGATAAATTTACAAAAATAAAAAATGCTATTTTAAGACGCAATACTATAAATTTTGATTATGTAAATAGTTTTTCAAGTCAGACAAATAGGACTGTTGAACCGATGAAGCTAATGTATAAAAGTAAGACTTGGTACTTGTATGGGTTTTGCAAATTAAAGGACGATTTTAGAATATTTAGAATCAGTAGAATGAAAAACTTAGTAGTAAAAGAAGACATATTTTCAAGAAAGATAATTGAAGAGGCATACTTAGATGACTCTAAAATAATTAAAGAAGATACAGTAACTCTGAGGCTAAGATTTAAGGAAAAGATTCTCTATAGAGTTTTTGATGATTTTAACAATGATTTAATAACTAAAAATGAAGATAATACATATGATGTAATTGCAGAATTCCCAATTGGAGAGTGGATTTATGGATATATCTTATCTTTTGGAGATAGTGTTGAAGTACTTGAACCTAAATTCATTAGAGATAATGTTATAAATAGATTGAAAGAGATGCTTAAGATGTATTCCTTATAA
- a CDS encoding DUF3100 domain-containing protein: MEINKKHFIQVFLTCLILVVVCEFIGQRTLAIGSASIILFPMLYAVIIGLIITPDLLGKKIKALKKVIGEKEINIAGEVVGIALVMLGIKYGTTVGPNIDKIIQAGPAFLAQEFGHILAPIVALPLALIFGMKREAIGATASISREPSLGVISEKYGINSPEGSGVLGTYLMGTVLGTIYFSVLGSVSIYSGLHPYALGMACGVGSGSMMTAAAGSLSTMVPPEMADTILAYAATSNMMSSITGIIFLVFVSLPFTNFMYKILEPKFSRSKKTDETKTTKGEC, from the coding sequence ATGGAAATTAATAAAAAACACTTTATTCAAGTCTTTTTAACTTGCTTAATCTTAGTAGTAGTATGTGAATTTATAGGACAAAGAACATTAGCTATTGGCTCAGCTTCTATAATACTATTTCCAATGCTTTATGCAGTTATAATCGGACTTATAATAACACCTGACTTATTAGGCAAAAAAATTAAAGCACTTAAAAAAGTTATTGGAGAAAAAGAAATCAATATTGCTGGTGAAGTTGTTGGAATTGCGCTAGTAATGCTTGGTATAAAATATGGGACTACAGTTGGCCCAAACATCGATAAGATAATTCAAGCTGGACCTGCATTTCTTGCTCAAGAATTTGGTCACATACTTGCACCAATAGTTGCATTACCTCTTGCATTAATATTTGGTATGAAAAGAGAAGCTATTGGAGCTACTGCAAGTATAAGCCGTGAACCCTCTTTAGGAGTTATATCTGAAAAATATGGGATAAATTCTCCAGAAGGTAGTGGCGTACTTGGTACATATTTAATGGGTACAGTTCTTGGTACTATATATTTTAGCGTATTAGGCTCAGTCTCAATTTATAGTGGCCTTCATCCATATGCTTTAGGAATGGCTTGTGGTGTTGGTAGTGGAAGTATGATGACTGCTGCTGCTGGCTCTCTTTCTACCATGGTACCTCCAGAAATGGCAGATACAATACTTGCCTATGCAGCAACAAGTAATATGATGTCTAGTATAACAGGAATTATATTCTTGGTCTTTGTATCTTTACCATTTACTAATTTTATGTACAAAATTTTAGAACCTAAATTTTCAAGAAGTAAAAAAACTGACGAAACAAAAACTACAAAAGGAGAGTGCTAA
- a CDS encoding chemotaxis protein CheC, which yields MINYSQLDNIHIDALREIGNIGSGNAITALASMINSKIEVLIPMVKILKYNEATNLLGGPENKVVCILLDMKGDINGMFMFLLDESITKLMLNSLFNKDEAFLDEITGIEISAIKEIGNIMASSYVNAIASMLNMNISISVPDMCIDMVGAVLNVPMIRFSDVGDKILFIENKFKNSDNYFISHILMIPEMDSLKDILVRLGLSV from the coding sequence ATTATAAATTATTCACAACTTGATAATATTCATATAGATGCTCTTAGAGAAATTGGTAATATAGGCTCTGGGAATGCAATTACTGCACTTGCATCCATGATAAATAGTAAGATAGAAGTATTAATACCCATGGTCAAGATACTTAAATATAATGAAGCTACAAATTTACTTGGAGGTCCAGAAAACAAGGTTGTATGCATTCTACTTGATATGAAAGGCGATATTAATGGGATGTTTATGTTTTTGTTGGATGAATCAATCACTAAACTTATGCTTAATTCTCTTTTTAATAAAGATGAAGCTTTCTTAGACGAAATTACAGGTATTGAAATTTCTGCAATCAAAGAAATAGGAAATATTATGGCAAGTTCTTATGTAAATGCTATTGCATCTATGCTAAACATGAACATAAGTATTTCGGTTCCAGATATGTGTATTGATATGGTCGGAGCTGTGTTGAATGTTCCTATGATAAGATTTTCTGATGTTGGGGACAAAATTTTATTTATAGAAAATAAATTTAAAAATAGCGATAATTATTTTATTAGCCACATATTGATGATTCCAGAAATGGACTCGCTTAAAGACATATTAGTAAGATTGGGATTATCAGTATGA
- a CDS encoding effector binding domain-containing protein — protein MDYEIVHISEKIVVGVSKETTNNNGQAVKDIGELWKSFMGKGIYNAIKGKKNDKTIGLYTDYQGDFTNPYNFVACCEVNSEDDKDNNLSEFNEKDICGEFVISKVIPGGKYAKFTITGDIQKSVGEFWFEFWKMDFDRTYISDFEEYQNNTYDMNKQEVHIYIGIR, from the coding sequence ATGGATTATGAAATAGTACATATAAGTGAAAAAATAGTTGTGGGTGTATCAAAAGAAACTACAAATAACAACGGACAAGCAGTAAAAGACATAGGTGAATTATGGAAAAGCTTTATGGGGAAGGGTATCTATAATGCTATAAAAGGTAAAAAAAATGATAAAACAATAGGTTTATATACAGACTATCAAGGTGATTTTACAAATCCATATAACTTTGTAGCATGTTGTGAAGTAAATAGTGAAGATGATAAGGACAACAACTTAAGTGAATTTAATGAAAAAGATATTTGTGGAGAGTTTGTTATAAGCAAAGTTATACCAGGTGGTAAATATGCAAAATTCACTATAACAGGAGATATACAAAAGTCAGTAGGAGAATTCTGGTTTGAGTTTTGGAAAATGGATTTTGATAGAACTTATATAAGTGATTTTGAAGAATATCAAAATAATACATATGATATGAATAAGCAAGAAGTTCATATTTACATTGGAATAAGATAA
- a CDS encoding MerR family transcriptional regulator: MMTLKQVSSLTGVSIRTLQFYDEVGLFKPTKITTDGLRLYDDNALEVLQKVTFFKELDFTLKEIEAIMENPQFDCLTAFKNQRELIQIKRDRLNALLELLNKLIKVDKCVDFKDFNMSEYFHILTEFKESHTDEIVAQTESIEDFDKITSEIKSYENEIANMAIKQFGSLEKYTKAMENNFQNFLSNSTTISQSEVLNLIKKGDDITRKLTKNLSKDVASLDVQELVKELISFTNKINNGIDMGDNYWPIMSENYISNPVFIEVNDNKYGDGASKFIGLALKAYLEK, encoded by the coding sequence ATGATGACATTAAAACAAGTTTCTTCATTAACTGGTGTCAGTATACGTACTCTACAGTTTTATGACGAAGTTGGTTTATTTAAACCTACAAAAATAACTACTGATGGATTACGATTATACGATGATAACGCATTAGAAGTTCTACAAAAAGTTACATTTTTTAAAGAACTTGATTTCACATTAAAAGAAATTGAAGCAATCATGGAAAATCCTCAATTTGATTGTCTAACTGCATTTAAAAATCAAAGAGAACTAATCCAAATAAAGCGAGATAGATTAAATGCTCTATTAGAATTACTTAATAAACTTATAAAAGTAGATAAATGTGTGGATTTTAAAGATTTTAATATGAGTGAGTATTTTCATATTTTAACTGAGTTCAAAGAATCTCACACTGATGAGATTGTCGCACAAACTGAAAGCATTGAAGATTTTGATAAAATAACTTCAGAAATCAAATCATATGAAAATGAAATAGCAAATATGGCAATTAAGCAGTTTGGAAGTCTTGAAAAATACACAAAGGCTATGGAAAATAACTTTCAAAATTTTTTATCTAACAGTACTACTATTTCTCAATCAGAAGTACTTAACCTTATTAAAAAAGGTGATGATATTACAAGAAAACTTACAAAAAATCTAAGTAAAGATGTTGCATCTTTAGATGTCCAAGAATTAGTTAAAGAACTGATTTCTTTTACTAATAAAATTAATAATGGAATAGATATGGGAGATAATTATTGGCCTATTATGTCTGAAAATTATATATCAAACCCTGTATTTATTGAGGTTAACGATAATAAATATGGAGATGGAGCATCAAAATTTATTGGTCTTGCTTTAAAAGCATACCTTGAAAAATAA
- a CDS encoding chemotaxis protein CheD — MSREIVVNIADMKIVYKPNVLVTYALGSCVGVCLIDKTAGIGGMLHVMLPYSKDAIHIENKYKFADTGIKELIKSMEHIGANRTYIKAKIAGGAQMFLGNSNSSIASIGYRNVEAVKKTLLSLKIPIIAEDTGMNYGRTIRFYTETGDLIVDSINKGKKKI, encoded by the coding sequence ATGAGTAGAGAGATAGTAGTAAATATTGCAGACATGAAAATAGTGTATAAACCAAATGTTTTGGTTACTTATGCACTTGGTTCTTGTGTAGGAGTATGTTTAATAGATAAAACAGCAGGAATTGGTGGAATGTTACATGTTATGTTGCCATATAGTAAAGATGCTATTCACATTGAAAATAAATATAAATTTGCTGACACAGGAATAAAGGAACTTATTAAGTCTATGGAGCATATAGGTGCAAATAGGACATATATAAAAGCAAAAATAGCTGGAGGAGCCCAGATGTTTTTAGGAAATAGTAATTCATCAATTGCAAGCATAGGGTATAGGAATGTTGAAGCAGTAAAAAAAACTCTTTTAAGCTTAAAAATTCCAATAATAGCAGAAGATACAGGAATGAATTATGGAAGAACAATACGCTTTTATACTGAGACAGGCGATTTAATTGTAGACTCAATAAATAAAGGAAAGAAGAAAATATAG
- a CDS encoding diguanylate cyclase, whose product MLETILKNFKAKKMNLYKSEIRLRNYRCFCGLSLLGLTISAMVFVFGLILSEVVTFNIEFFIILGYFFILYIISKFYLKKHFQHITLIFYLALTPVMIMGILMGTFLDKTEPSITIMVFICVLPLFILDKPWRITLYITGTAIIYGICCFIAKDINMFMADLVDLVTFYFLSVGVNFFILNDRIESVENYIKYRTKSEIDLLTGIYNRGAGVEMIEHLMDEKKYGAFILIDIDDFKYINDSYGHIVGDRYLQAVADNIKNIFYDSVVLRLGGDEFAIYAKDLKNEENCKIRFEKLFDALDNMEDLSQNDYVFHISLGCSICDKNIANFEDLYSKADEALYAAKEAGKGCYRIN is encoded by the coding sequence ATGTTAGAAACAATATTAAAGAATTTTAAAGCAAAGAAGATGAATTTGTATAAATCTGAAATTAGATTGAGAAATTATAGATGTTTCTGCGGTTTGTCATTATTAGGACTCACTATTTCAGCTATGGTGTTTGTATTTGGATTGATTTTATCAGAAGTTGTTACTTTTAATATAGAGTTTTTTATTATACTTGGATACTTTTTTATTCTTTATATTATTTCTAAATTTTACTTAAAAAAACACTTTCAGCATATAACGCTTATCTTTTATTTGGCATTAACTCCAGTTATGATAATGGGTATTTTGATGGGAACTTTTCTAGATAAAACAGAACCATCAATCACAATTATGGTCTTTATATGTGTACTTCCTTTATTCATATTGGATAAACCATGGAGAATTACTCTCTACATAACAGGAACTGCTATAATCTATGGTATTTGTTGCTTTATAGCAAAGGATATAAATATGTTTATGGCGGATTTAGTTGATTTAGTTACTTTTTATTTTTTATCTGTGGGTGTTAACTTTTTTATTCTGAATGACCGTATCGAAAGTGTAGAAAACTACATTAAATATAGAACTAAATCAGAAATTGATTTATTGACAGGTATATATAATCGAGGTGCTGGTGTTGAAATGATTGAACATCTTATGGACGAAAAAAAGTATGGTGCTTTTATTCTTATCGATATAGATGATTTTAAATATATCAATGATTCCTATGGTCATATTGTAGGTGACCGTTATTTACAAGCTGTAGCTGATAATATAAAGAATATTTTCTATGATAGTGTAGTTTTAAGATTAGGTGGTGATGAATTTGCCATCTATGCTAAGGATTTAAAGAATGAGGAGAATTGTAAAATACGCTTTGAGAAATTATTTGATGCATTAGATAATATGGAAGATTTATCACAAAATGATTATGTATTTCATATTAGTTTAGGATGTTCAATTTGTGATAAAAACATTGCTAATTTTGAAGATTTATATAGTAAGGCAGATGAAGCTCTTTATGCAGCAAAGGAAGCAGGAAAAGGGTGTTATCGAATAAACTGA
- a CDS encoding diguanylate cyclase, producing MENKQQGTILVVDDSVLMCDLIDKTLTKDNFKVIKAFNAIEAKECIKECTPDIILLDIILPDNSGFELCRELKSNIRTEDIPIIFITSKNTDTDVVKGFGVGAIDYMVKPFSMTELKARVMAHIEVKKSQDKLRKINNELESSLEKLNRLVVRDYLTGLYNRRHIINQLMEQRKINRYSHETVSLILGDIDDFKVINDTYGHEAGDFVLTVISSIIKKNCRQIDTVSRWGGEEFLIMLTNTSIEGAKILSERIRKEIKEFEFNYKGNEIKCTITLGVVEVNSNISLEENISLADKAMYEGKNLGKDCSVVSTMNGLKKI from the coding sequence ATGGAAAATAAGCAACAAGGAACAATTTTAGTTGTTGATGATAGTGTTCTAATGTGCGATTTAATAGATAAAACACTTACAAAAGATAATTTTAAAGTCATAAAAGCATTTAATGCAATAGAGGCAAAAGAGTGTATTAAAGAGTGTACACCAGACATTATTCTGCTTGATATAATTTTGCCAGACAATTCTGGATTTGAATTGTGTAGAGAACTCAAATCTAATATTCGTACAGAAGATATACCTATAATTTTTATAACTTCAAAAAATACAGATACAGATGTAGTAAAGGGTTTTGGAGTAGGAGCAATAGACTATATGGTAAAACCTTTTAGTATGACAGAATTAAAAGCTCGTGTTATGGCTCATATTGAAGTCAAAAAATCTCAAGATAAATTAAGAAAAATAAATAATGAACTGGAATCTTCTCTTGAAAAATTAAATAGATTAGTTGTAAGGGATTATCTAACAGGTCTTTACAATAGACGTCATATAATTAATCAGCTTATGGAACAAAGAAAAATTAATAGATATAGTCATGAAACAGTATCTCTTATTCTTGGAGATATTGACGATTTTAAAGTTATTAATGATACTTATGGTCATGAAGCAGGAGATTTTGTGCTAACAGTAATCTCAAGTATAATTAAAAAGAATTGTAGACAAATTGATACTGTATCAAGATGGGGTGGAGAAGAATTTTTGATAATGCTCACTAATACTTCAATAGAAGGGGCAAAAATACTTTCAGAGAGAATTCGCAAAGAAATAAAGGAATTTGAATTTAACTATAAAGGAAATGAAATAAAGTGTACTATTACATTAGGAGTAGTAGAGGTAAACTCAAACATATCATTAGAAGAAAATATATCCCTAGCAGATAAGGCAATGTACGAGGGAAAAAATCTAGGAAAAGATTGCAGTGTAGTAAGTACAATGAATGGACTAAAGAAGATATAG
- a CDS encoding amidohydrolase — translation MNKEQLKSLVIKTIDENKEKILEIGHGIYKNPEYGYKEYKTTEAVSNFFEQELNLSVEKNIAVTGCKADANSSKEGPHISILGELDGISCKEHKDSNEIGASHTCGHNIQIAGMLGAAIGLVKSGVLEHLDGKISFMATPAEEFIELEYREQLKKEGKITYFGGKQELIKRGYFDDIDISMMFHSSDLGEDKALVGPESNGFVGKKVKFIGKESHAGSAPHDGINALNAAMLAINNVNALRETFKESERVRFHPIITKGGDIVNVVPADVHMESYVRARTINGMIDANKRINKALMAGGMAVGADVEITEIPGYLPILRYKNLDNLFKNNLEDLGLKGKIIDGGDFTGSFDFGDVSHIMPTLHPMIGGVKGALHTRDFEIIDEDLAYIVPAKAMALTVIDLLFDNAKETKGILDAFTPVMTKEEYLTFLEKHDKTL, via the coding sequence ATGAATAAAGAACAATTAAAATCTCTAGTAATAAAGACTATCGATGAAAATAAAGAAAAAATATTAGAAATAGGTCATGGAATCTACAAAAACCCAGAATATGGATATAAAGAGTATAAAACTACAGAAGCTGTTTCAAACTTTTTTGAACAAGAACTAAACTTATCTGTCGAAAAAAATATAGCTGTTACAGGATGTAAGGCAGATGCAAATTCTAGTAAAGAAGGTCCTCATATATCTATACTTGGAGAATTAGATGGTATATCATGCAAAGAACACAAAGATTCTAATGAAATAGGTGCATCTCATACTTGTGGACATAACATACAAATAGCTGGAATGTTAGGTGCAGCTATTGGTTTAGTAAAAAGTGGGGTTTTAGAACATTTAGATGGTAAAATATCATTTATGGCTACTCCTGCTGAAGAATTTATTGAATTGGAATACAGGGAACAATTGAAAAAAGAAGGAAAAATAACTTACTTTGGTGGAAAACAAGAACTAATAAAAAGAGGTTACTTTGATGATATAGACATATCTATGATGTTTCACTCTTCAGATTTAGGAGAAGATAAGGCTCTAGTTGGTCCTGAAAGTAATGGCTTTGTCGGCAAAAAAGTTAAATTTATAGGAAAAGAATCTCATGCTGGTTCTGCTCCACATGATGGAATAAATGCTTTAAATGCAGCAATGCTTGCTATAAATAATGTAAATGCACTTAGAGAGACTTTTAAAGAATCTGAAAGAGTTAGATTCCATCCTATCATCACAAAAGGTGGAGATATAGTAAATGTTGTTCCTGCTGATGTTCATATGGAATCATATGTAAGAGCTAGAACTATAAACGGCATGATAGATGCTAATAAAAGAATAAATAAAGCATTGATGGCTGGTGGAATGGCGGTTGGAGCTGATGTTGAAATAACTGAAATTCCTGGGTATCTACCAATATTAAGATACAAAAACCTTGATAACTTATTTAAAAATAACCTTGAAGATTTAGGTTTAAAAGGAAAAATTATTGATGGTGGAGATTTCACTGGTTCATTTGATTTTGGAGATGTATCTCATATAATGCCTACCCTTCACCCTATGATTGGTGGTGTAAAAGGTGCTCTTCATACAAGAGATTTTGAAATAATTGATGAAGACTTAGCTTACATAGTACCTGCTAAGGCTATGGCACTTACAGTTATAGACCTTCTTTTTGATAATGCTAAAGAGACTAAAGGTATATTAGATGCCTTTACACCAGTTATGACTAAAGAAGAATACTTAACATTCTTAGAAAAACACGACAAAACTTTATAG